Proteins encoded within one genomic window of Triticum aestivum cultivar Chinese Spring chromosome 2D, IWGSC CS RefSeq v2.1, whole genome shotgun sequence:
- the LOC123049096 gene encoding beta-hexosaminidase 2, which translates to MAAKEAFLAVVLLLSLLSSPLPSGAQASVFPVNVWPKPTSMSWAEPLAAIPVSASFRIVGTSGNSPYLVSATQRYTALLFAERYRPIVRPAVNVTAGGPALQSLTVSVSDLSAPLQDGVDESYELEILPTGVATITAATVWGAMHGLESFSQLAWRGRQGELLVAAGVRVEDKPLYQHRGLMLDTGRTYFPVVDILRTIDTMAANKMNVFHWHITDSQSFPIELPSEPMLAEMGAYGEDMRYTVKDVQRIVEFAMSRGVRVVPEIDAPGHTASWAGAYPEAVSCAGKFWLPDASDWGSRLAAEPGSGQLNPLEPKTYEVVANIINDITSMFPEGLYHAGADEVTPGCWETDPSIQADMEKGGTLSQLLERYVRAVHPHVVSKNRTVVFWEDVLLDVEVNVSSSVIPPATTILQTWNNGANNTKLIVQAGYRAIVSSASFYYLDCGHGDFVGNNSVYDDQRSDYKTDGGSWCGPFKTWQRVYDYDIAYGLTAEEAKLVIGGEVALWTEQADSTVLDARIWPRASAMAEALWSGNRDASGRKRYAEATDRLNDWRHRMVGRGIRAEPIQPLWCRTRPGMCDLVR; encoded by the exons ATGGCGGCGAAGGAGGCCTTTCTCGCCGTCGTCCTGCTCCTGTCCTTGCTGAGCTCGCCGCTGCCGTCGGGCGCCCAGGCATCGGTGTTCCCCGTCAATGTCTGGCCCAAGCCGACGTCCATGTCCTGGGCAGAGCCTCTCGCCGCCATACCGGTGTCCGCGTCGTTCCGCATCGTGGGGACGTCCGGGAACAGCCCGTACCTCGTCTCCGCCACGCAGCGCTACACCGCGCTGCTCTTCGCCGAGAGGTACAGGCCCATCGTGCGGCCGGCGGTCAATGTCACCGCTGGGGGCCCCGCGCTCCAGAGCCTGACCGTGTCCGTGTCCGACCTGTCCGCCCCGCTCCAGGACGGCGTGGACGAGTCCTACGAGCTGGAAATCCTCCCCACGGGCGTGGCCACCATCACGGCGGCCACGGTGTGGGGCGCCATGCACGGGTTGGAGTCGTTCTCGCAGCTCGCGTGGAGGGGCCGGCAAGGGGAGCTGCTGGTGGCCGCCGGCGTGCGCGTGGAGGACAAGCCTTTGTACCAGCACCGTGGCCTGATGCTCGACACCGGGAGGACCTACTTCCCCGTCGTCGACATCCTGCGGACCATCGACACCATGGCGGCCAACAAGATGAACGTGTTCCACTGGCACATCACGGACTCGCAGTCGTTCCCCATCGAGCTGCCGTCCGAGCCGATGCTCGCTGAGATGGGCGCGTACGGTGAGGACATGAGGTACACCGTCAAGGACGTCCAGCGCATCGTCGAGTTCGCCATGAGCCGCGGCGTCCGCGTCGTGCCGGAGATCGACGCACCTG GCCACACGGCGTCGTGGGCCGGCGCGTACCCGGAGGCGGTCTCCTGCGCGGGCAAGTTCTGGCTGCCGGACGCGAGCGACTGGGGCAGCAGGCTCGCGGCCGAGCCGGGGTCCGGCCAGCTGAACCCGCTGGAGCCCAAGACGTACGAGGTGGTGGCCAACATCATCAACGACATCACCTCCATGTTCCCGGAGGGCCTCTACCACGCCGGCGCCGACGAGGTGACGCCGGGATGCTGGGAGACGGACCCGTCGATCCAGGCGGACATGGAGAAGGGCGGCACCCTGAGCCAGCTCCTGGAGCGGTACGTGCGCGCGGTGCACCCGCACGTGGTGTCCAAGAACCGCACGGTGGTGTTCTGGGAGGACGTGCTGCTGGACGTGGAGGTGAACGTGAGCTCGTCGGTGATCCCGCCCGCCACCACCATCCTGCAGACGTGGAACAACGGGGCCAACAACACGAAGCTGATCGTGCAGGCCGGTTACCGCGCCATCGTCTCCTCGGCCTCCTTCTACTACCTCGACTGCGGCCACGGCGACTTCGTCGGGAACAACAGCGTGTACGACGACCAGAGGAGCGACTACAAGACGGACGGGGGCTCCTGGTGCGGGCCGTTCAAGACGTGGCAGCGGGTGTACGACTACGACATCGCGTACGGGCTCACGGCGGAGGAGGCCAAGCTGGTCatcggcggcgaggtggcgctgtGGACGGAGCAGGCCGACTCCACGGTGCTGGACGCCAGGATCTGGCCgcgggcgtcggccatggcggaggcgCTGTGGTCCGGCAACCGCGACGCGTCCGGCCGGAAGCGGTACGCGGAGGCCACGGACAGGCTCAACGACTGGCGGCACCGCATGGTGGGGCGAGGGATCCGCGCCGAGCCCATCCAGCCGCTCTGGTGCCGCACGCGCCCCGGAATGTGCGACCTGGTTCGATGA